One Hevea brasiliensis isolate MT/VB/25A 57/8 chromosome 6, ASM3005281v1, whole genome shotgun sequence genomic window, TTTACATAAGTGACAGAAGGCTGAAGCCGCTGTACTGTAAGAAGACTCGCAAAACTGGCGGTGTAACTTTGAGTGAGGATAAGTAGAGCAAAACTCCATATTATTACCACTAATCTGGCCCAGTTGTTGAACACTTTCTCCCCTGCAATTCGTTAgtgattaataaattaaataatagctAAATATGCTAAAGTTACATTGTAGAGTTACAACTTGGAAATTGGAATAAAGAAATTACTATGCGCAAAAACCATGGTGGAGAAGGCAAACCATAAACTAGTGCCAGCTTGATGTAATGGAGGTCCTTGAAAGTCATCATTTATTCTGTGTTCAAGGATCCAAACCACAAATCCAATGAATAGAAAAAAGCAGAGGGTTGTGACCCAGAGCTCCCATGACAAAGGTTTCAGAAAGATCATTGCATTGTTGATCTTCTCGTCTTGAACTCGCACGAGCATTAATACGTCAGCTTCTGTGTATGGCAATGTATAGTCAACATACAAGGACCTGTTAGCAATAATAGTTACGTCCCCCACTGCAGCATCAAAATTCTGTAGGCAACAATTAAGAAAGGGAAAAGCCCATCAGAGATTagtaaaattaattgaaaaataagCATCAGCAAAAGATAAGTATAATTTTACCCCCAAGTGGACTTGATAGACCAAATCATTGTAAGTTCCAGCACTCGATCCATTAGGAAACGCATATGGGATGTAATCATAAGCAACAGCATAGGGTAATTCCTTCATTACAGCATCAAAAACGTCCATGCAGTATCCTGTCACCTTCGTAACTTTAGTAATAGGATCTTTTGTCACATTCACAAATTCTGTGAAACCTTTCTTCACTGGTACCCCTATTCGCAACCTCGTCCCATTTGTTGGAATCTCCCAGCCCTTAGGAACAGAGATTGAATCCCCTGGCCATATAATTGGTGCCAGATTGGCCTTAGAAGATGCATTTCTTGGTGACTTGAACTTTTTCACGAGTCCTTTATCTGGTGTCCAAAATCCAATCCCTTTTGGTCCAACACCATTCAAATTAACAATTTCAAATGCTGATGACGGTAATTTATTATTAACAAAAAGGAAATCTCCTGTCAGGCCTTTGAAACTGATATTCGCTAATGCTCGAGCAAGATTTGGACCATTTTCAGAGACTTTAAGAGTTTCAAGATCTGTTGAATTGCTGGAAATATTTGCCCTTTGGAAGCCAAAGTTTGTAGTCCCAGCTTCCTCAATTGCCATAGCTAATGCCATGGTAGCATCATAAGCCCAAAGTCCATAAATGTTCAACTCTGCATCAACCATATCTGGATGATATTGATGGAATTTCTTTTTCCATCGAACTCGAAACTTTTCAAGCTCTTTTGTTCTCGCAACGTAAGGTTGTACGCCCAATGCCCCTTGCATTGAATCAATTGCTGAAGGATCCAATGAGCTTAATAAGTTAGTCATCCCATCAGTCATGATCCAAACATAGCCTTCGCTCATCATTCCAATTTCCTTTGCTTTGATAAAAAGTCGAGCACCAAGAGAGGGAAATATGTGCACAATAAAAACTCTAGTTTGCATTGTCATCAACTTGTAAAGCTCTCGGACGATTTGGTCATCGTTGGCTGATGGGGAAATCGCACTCTGGTAGGGGACACGAGTATCAACTGCTTGCAAAGCTTCCATTAAGTAAGGTATGAAACCCACTCCATATAAATTGTCGACATATATAGGCACTGCTTCTCTCCATCCGAAGGCTTGAATTATTGCACATATGGCCTTTACCTGTGATTTATCATTTTGAGTAGCTTGAAAGAAGTATGGACTCTTGATGGATGTAAGAAAAGGACTTGATGCAGAAAATGATATAATGGGCACTTGAGCTTTTTTTCCAAGTTCAACAACAAAGTTGGCCTGCATTGATGTTACAGGCCCTAAGATTGCTTGGACTTCCGCATTTTTTATCAAGTCCAAACCTGTGTTTTGAGGGGAGATCTATTAGAAAAAGAATCAATAACTTTTTTCTTAGTTTTGTATTGTCATTAAAGATTGCAAGTAATGAAACTTTTTCTTTTAGTTTACTAAGAAGAAGGGACTTGAATTCTTGTAGAGATGTAATTATTATTAAGTAAAGCTTGTAAGTTAAAGCAAATAAATGATATAcagatatatttttattaaatcacTTTGAAATAAAAGCTAAAAAGCAATTTTTTGAAAATCACAAAAATTACATTTTGTAAAAGTTAAATAAGTAAACTTTAGGTTTGCACGATTAATAGGATCATGATCTTGACGGTCAAATATCGGTCAGAATTGATCTGATTCACAAGTCTAAACTAAACCAACATTATTttggagatatatatatatatatataatttcaattGTTGCATATATTAAGACAGTGGGTGTTGAATACGCTTTGAGACGTGATGGATTGCTATcttttaaggtattaattaccCTACTATATTAGTGTAATATTATGTTAATATATATCTAGGATCTAAAAAAGTCTGAAATTTGTAGACAATAACTTTTGAATATTTTCTTTAAAACTTTTTGTACGAATAAAATTTAAAGATgttagaagaaaaaaagaaaaaatagaagtagtaattgaatttaaataactCATCCATAACAGACACATTTGTTATGATACTTTCCCAAATAATTGTGACTGTTTGTATGTAATAGATATGTCTATTTATAATAGACACATCTATTTACTAACAAACATATTTAAttgtaatataaataattattttgtatcACACACATATGTGCTAAGTGTtatcataaaataa contains:
- the LOC110641852 gene encoding glutamate receptor 2.1, with translation MAALQAHIFSDKLTAFSSIFTSQASSSSFPLSSLKNHRGNSLFSANNTAQNRPFSLSTQPRRLLRRPPQGKYVREDYLVKKKTAQEIQELVRGERNVPLIIDFYATWCGPCILMAQELEMLAVEYENNAMIVKVDTDDEYEFACDMQVRGLPTLFFISPDPNKDAIRAEGILFMEVVMAQHTTTPVNVGVVLYDFENWVGKMWLSCINISLSDFYATHAHYKTRMLLNTRNSMADVFGAAAAGLDLIKNAEVQAILGPVTSMQANFVVELGKKAQVPIISFSASSPFLTSIKSPYFFQATQNDKSQVKAICAIIQAFGWREAVPIYVDNLYGVGFIPYLMEALQAVDTRVPYQSAISPSANDDQIVRELYKLMTMQTRVFIVHIFPSLGARLFIKAKEIGMMSEGYVWIMTDGMTNLLSSLDPSAIDSMQGALGVQPYVARTKELEKFRVRWKKKFHQYHPDMVDAELNIYGLWAYDATMALAMAIEEAGTTNFGFQRANISSNSTDLETLKVSENGPNLARALANISFKGLTGDFLFVNNKLPSSAFEIVNLNGVGPKGIGFWTPDKGLVKKFKSPRNASSKANLAPIIWPGDSISVPKGWEIPTNGTRLRIGVPVKKGFTEFVNVTKDPITKVTKVTGYCMDVFDAVMKELPYAVAYDYIPYAFPNGSSAGTYNDLVYQVHLGNFDAAVGDVTIIANRSLYVDYTLPYTEADVLMLVRVQDEKINNAMIFLKPLSWELWVTTLCFFLFIGFVVWILEHRINDDFQGPPLHQAGTSLWFAFSTMVFAHREKVFNNWARLVVIIWSFALLILTQSYTASFASLLTVQRLQPSVTYVNELIQNGESVGCPTGSFVYGILKKLGFQDNQLLSYNSPEEVDKLFSEGTGNHGIVAAFDESPYMKLIQARSCSNYTTVEPSTFMLKTPSRNFQQFKTDGFGFVFPRGSPLVPDVSRAILKVTEDDEMRRIENAWFGGESKCPDSSKSVSSSILGIDSFWGLFLIVGVISVSALVTYTAMFVHEHWEILKDSNSRASIWSRILHLLRIFNKPDPKAHALSKGKVDERSGINAPGDGAPNARMVRSKQSPVESKEHPLHSRSMPTLMGQELKGLP